A genomic stretch from Deltaproteobacteria bacterium includes:
- a CDS encoding protein GumC, translated as MESQEKNIFEQLEVFYRRKWLIVSSVVICTALAVAVAYTMTPIYRSTTLILVEQQQVPTRYVTPTDETPVSERLSTIQQQIMSRTKLEQIIKDFDLYGKKG; from the coding sequence ATGGAATCGCAGGAGAAGAACATCTTCGAGCAGCTCGAGGTCTTTTACAGGCGCAAGTGGCTCATCGTCTCCTCCGTGGTGATATGCACGGCCCTCGCCGTGGCGGTGGCCTATACCATGACGCCCATCTACCGCTCCACGACCCTCATCCTCGTCGAGCAGCAGCAGGTGCCCACCCGCTACGTCACCCCCACCGACGAAACGCCCGTGAGCGAGCGGCTCAGCACCATACAGCAGCAGATCATGAGCCGTACCAAGCTCGAGCAGATAATAAAGGACTTCGACCTCTACGGCAAGAAGGGG